A portion of the Bifidobacterium lemurum genome contains these proteins:
- a CDS encoding manganese efflux pump MntP family protein, which produces MLQTLIIAISVSMDAFAVAVGKGLTVRRLRAQDALKTALWFGGFQALFPILGFFAASTFSSYVEAFDHWIIFALLLLIGGNMVREAFGEDEGNETETPDFDWRHMLPLAVATSIDAFAVGVSFAFMEVNIWLSVALIGVTTGLFSAGGLCIGRLFGARWQKPAQIAGGVVLIVIGFKVLLEHMGILVL; this is translated from the coding sequence ATGTTACAGACACTGATCATCGCTATTTCCGTTTCCATGGACGCTTTCGCCGTCGCAGTCGGCAAAGGTCTGACCGTGCGCAGGCTCCGCGCCCAAGACGCGCTGAAAACCGCGCTGTGGTTCGGCGGATTCCAAGCGCTGTTTCCGATTCTGGGCTTTTTCGCCGCATCCACGTTCAGCTCGTATGTGGAGGCCTTCGACCATTGGATCATCTTCGCGCTGCTGCTGCTGATCGGCGGCAATATGGTGCGCGAAGCCTTCGGCGAAGATGAGGGCAACGAGACCGAGACCCCCGATTTCGATTGGCGTCATATGCTGCCGTTGGCCGTGGCCACCTCGATTGACGCCTTCGCCGTGGGGGTGAGCTTCGCCTTCATGGAGGTGAACATCTGGCTGTCCGTCGCCCTCATCGGCGTGACCACAGGCCTGTTCTCAGCCGGCGGACTGTGCATCGGCCGCTTGTTCGGCGCCCGCTGGCAGAAGCCCGCGCAGATCGCCGGCGGCGTCGTGCTGATTGTGATCGGCTTCAAAGTGCTGCTGGAGCATATGGGCATACTCGTCCTGTAA
- a CDS encoding MerR family transcriptional regulator, whose amino-acid sequence MASIKEVAERYHVSQDTLRYYERVGMIPPVTRTSGGIRDYGDEDLRWVELAICTRNAGMPVEAMIEYVRLFRMGDETIPARLSLLNEQMEVLRAQLANIEDTMERLAYKIDRYEQALRTGRLVWDDASPENGGRERRSQDNDGQSDPDESND is encoded by the coding sequence ATGGCGAGCATCAAAGAGGTGGCGGAACGGTACCACGTGAGTCAGGACACGTTGCGCTACTACGAACGCGTGGGCATGATTCCGCCGGTCACACGGACTTCCGGAGGTATCCGGGACTACGGGGACGAGGACCTCAGATGGGTGGAGCTGGCCATCTGCACACGCAACGCCGGCATGCCCGTGGAGGCGATGATTGAATACGTGCGGCTGTTCCGCATGGGCGACGAGACCATCCCCGCGAGATTGAGTCTGCTGAACGAGCAGATGGAGGTTCTGCGGGCGCAGTTGGCGAACATCGAAGACACGATGGAGCGGCTCGCCTACAAAATCGACCGTTACGAACAGGCCTTGCGGACCGGACGCTTGGTATGGGATGACGCAAGTCCGGAGAATGGCGGGCGGGAACGGCGAAGCCAAGACAATGACGGGCAAAGCGATCCCGACGAATCCAATGATTGA